A genome region from Plasmodium vivax chromosome 11, whole genome shotgun sequence includes the following:
- a CDS encoding hypothetical protein, conserved (encoded by transcript PVX_114935A) — MQRFKFLNRKNDQRVQKCFYKCSANHRITKIVREVYLRNDISCGVERCNVCENKNKKKYLDAERNILILDINTIVKYIDFLYECNVDNILIPLTIYEHVRTFNKILHKKLHELCYETEDSNPSSTKRYSVFANKFCKFTYVDENTDLATKQVQEIIKIVIWMKQHNARLKLIVVSNNNFLKDDCLKNDISCFSLYEYVKGLRKGNKKKEALGAINLDTLKMYFEEDMLMEEQHSKEGGVENGQADSNEDTFPIAEAKRMFEPHLEKKEMIQRLRDNLIVKGIFQVICVNKMALVKITDTDEVLIRGSERMNRALHNDVVAVQILEDGGGELSGQEEEDYFEEVISPEEEQHEGGKQQEGELHQGKTHEGGKQQEGELHQGKTHEGETPPKSNARKGKVYGKVVGIISRGRKEYGGVIKAYEKEQNAHRKKILFFKAFNNKVPYIIVKSSMGEELKNKRVIVVIDKWDYNSKYPLGRCLSVLGICDDIETETKLIYNEYNISTKEFSESAYKCLPPNDWAIPEEEYAKRRDFRNVITFSIDPPGCEDIDDALSVRMMEGQNVIEVGVHIADVSYFVKQNSALDLEASKRCTTVYLINQRVEMLPKLLTTDLCSLVEGQDRLTYSCIFTFDANYQVVDINVCKCIIRSNKSFSYEQAQKLIDDGEDSSPTAEALRLLNNIAKHLKEKWLNEGALELRGNSEVLFEFESNDFSKTKNLKPYVSYDTNKLIEAFMLLANRSVARIIYQGFKAASVLRRHPPPKNEHLKELNDYLESINIHDFKYGTSKELSHSINNINLKEDKVLCNILKILITKCMNEAVFISGYSVHNNEMLRHYGLAADIYTFFTSPIRRYADIMVHRVLNHIYGVENLDSKYLDVIYLNKQVALLNEKYRNARFAGRASVEFFSYLYIKKVGNQITNAVITNLKKNGVQIFLPSYSVEGICYLKRKDGFVFDEKRKRFQRIGENDEVLFSLSFYDNIQVHVQVDSSDIKCQSNFVFIKKL, encoded by the coding sequence ATGCAGCGCTTCAAATTCCTAAACCGGAAAAACGACCAGCGCGTCCAAAAGTGCTTCTACAAGTGCAGCGCGAACCACCGAATCACGAAGATCGTGAGGGAGGTGTATCTGCGAAACGACATAAGCTGCGGAGTAGAGAGATGCAACGTgtgcgaaaataaaaacaaaaaaaagtacctgGATGCAGAGAGGAACATTCTCATCTTAGATATAAACACCATAGTAAAATACATAGACTTCCTATACGAGTGCAATGTAGATAACATATTAATCCCCCTGACGATTTATGAACATGTGAGGACctttaataaaattcttcACAAAAAGCTACACGAGCTTTGTTACGAGACGGAAGATAGCAACCCCAGCAGTACCAAGCGGTACAGCGTCTTCGCCAACAAGTTCTGTAAATTCACCTACGTGGATGAGAACACAGATCTGGCCACCAAGCAAGTTcaagaaattataaaaatagtcATCTGGATGAAGCAACATAATGCCAGGCTAAAACTAATCGTCGtaagtaataataattttttaaaagatgaCTGCCTGAAAAATGATATATCCTGTTTTAGCCTGTACGAATATGTGAAGGGGTTAagaaaggggaacaaaaagaaggaggCACTTGGAGCCATCAACTTGGacactttaaaaatgtattttgaagaagacaTGCTAATGGAGGAGCAGCATAGCAAGGAGGGAGGGGTGGAAAACGGCCAAGCAGATTCGAACGAGGATACGTTCCCCATCGCAGAGGCCAAACGAATGTTCGAAccccatttggagaaaaaggaaatgattCAAAGGCTTAGGGATAACCTCATTGTGAAGGGCATTTTTCAAGTCATATGCGTTAATAAGATGGCCCTAGTGAAAATCACAGACACGGATGAAGTTCTTATACGGGGGTCCGAACGTATGAACAGGGCGCTACACAACGATGTGGTGGCGGTGCAGATTTTGGAGGATGGCGGGGGGGAGCTCTCCgggcaggaggaggaggactacTTCGAGGAGGTCATCAGTccggaggaggagcagcacgaggggggaaagcagcAGGAGGGAGAGCTTCATCAGGGGAAGACGcacgaggggggaaagcagcAGGAGGGAGAGCTTCATCAGGGGAAGACGCATGAGGGGGAAACCCCCCCCAAGAGCAACGCCAGGAAGGGCAAAGTGTACGGAAAGGTAGTCGGAATCATCagcaggggaagaaaagaatacGGAGGAGTGATCAAGGCATatgaaaaggagcaaaatgcacacagaaagaaaattttatttttcaaagcgTTCAATAACAAGGTGCCATACATCATAGTGAAGAGCAGCATGGGAGAAGAGCTAAAGAACAAAAGGGTAATTGTGGTGATTGATAAGTGGGACTACAATTCGAAGTACCCCTTGGGGAGGTGCCTATCTGTGTTAGGCATATGTGATGACATCGAGACGGAAACGAAATTGATCTATAACGAGTATAATATATCGACGAAGGAGTTTAGCGAAAGCGCCTACAAGTGTCTACCCCCTAACGATTGGGCAATCCCAGAGGAGGAATATGCCAAGAGGAGAGATTTTAGAAATGTGATAACGTTTAGCATTGACCCCCCAGGGTGTGAAGACATTGACGATGCGTTATCGGTGCGAATGATGGAGGGGCAAAACGTTATAGAGGTAGGGGTGCACATAGCAGATGTGTCCTACTTTGTTAAGCAAAACAGTGCATTAGATTTAGAAGCGTCCAAACGGTGCACAACGGTTTATCTAATAAACCAACGTGTTGAAATGCTGCCAAAATTGCTGACCACAGATTTGTGTTCCCTAGTAGAAGGTCAAGACAGACTGACCTACAGCTGCATCTTCACATTTGATGCGAATTACCAAGTTGTGGATATAAACGTGTGTAAGTGCATCATCAGAAGTAATAAGTCCTTTTCGTATGAACAGGCACAGAAGCTGATTGACGATGGGGAGGATTCTTCCCCCACGGCGGAGGCGCTACGGTTACTCAACAACATTGCGAAGCACTTAAAGGAGAAGTGGCTAAACGAAGGGGCACTGGAGTTGAGAGGCAATTCGGAAGTCCTATTCGAATTTGAGTCCAACGATTTTTCTAAGacgaaaaatttaaagccATATGTATCGTACGACACGAATAAGCTAATTGAAGCCTTTATGCTTTTGGCTAACCGGTCCGTGGCAAGGATAATATATCAAGGCTTCAAAGCAGCTAGCGTGTTGAGGAGACATCCTCcaccaaaaaatgaacatttgaAAGAATTAAATGATTACTTAGAATCAATAAATATTCACGATTTTAAGTATGGCACTTCTAAGGAGCTATCCCACTccattaataatataaatctGAAGGAGGACAAGGTGTTGTgcaatattttaaaaattttgatcaCCAAGTGTATGAATGAAGCTGTGTTTATCTCAGGCTATAGTGTACACAATAATGAAATGTTGAGGCACTACGGATTGGCTGCAGatatttacactttttttacatccccTATTAGGAGATACGCAGATATAATGGTCCATCGAGTTCTTAATCATATTTATGGCGTCGAAAATTTGGACAGCAAATACCTGGATGTTATTTATCTGAACAAGCAAGTTGCTTTACTAAATGAAAAGTATAGAAACGCCAGATTTGCGGGACGGGCGTCGGTTGAATTTTTCTCGTACctttacattaaaaaagttgGGAACCAAATTACCAATGCAGTGATtaccaatttgaagaaaaacggGGTGCAGATATTTCTACCGAGCTACTCCGTGGAGGGCATTTGCTacttgaagaggaaggacGGCTTCGTCTTCGATGAGAAGCGCAAGCGCTTTCAGAGGATTGGCGAAAATGATGAGGTGCTCTTCTCCCTCAGCTTCTATGACAACATCCAGGTCCACGTCCAGGTGGACAGCAGCGACATCAAGTGTCAGAGTaactttgtttttataaagaagCTCTGA